A genome region from Arachis duranensis cultivar V14167 chromosome 6, aradu.V14167.gnm2.J7QH, whole genome shotgun sequence includes the following:
- the LOC107494810 gene encoding peptidyl-prolyl cis-trans isomerase FKBP62-like, giving the protein MQSYIEEREREVAEREAAWRSPLNTPPPVTTVAETGTDSPLHNKARNGVEVTLQGLERNSSRLLLLAAFLPDMYSFADAFDENGRPASGDEGVVPLNASLQIDLEWISWKVVSDITKDKNVLKKTLKEGEGYERPNDGAVVQVKLIGKLQDGIVFVKKGHDDEQPFEFKIDEEQVIDGLDKAVMNMKKGKVALVTIHPEYAFGSSGST; this is encoded by the exons atgcaAAGTTATATTGAAGAGCGTGAGCGTGAAGTAGCAGAGCGTGAAGCTGCATGGAGGTCGCCGTTAAACACGCCGCCACCAGTTACAACCGTCGCTGAAACTGGGACAGACTCACCG CTCCACAACAAGGCCAGAAATGGGGTAGAAGTCACCCTACAGGGTCTGGAAAGAAACAGCAGCCGGCTTCTCTTG CTAGCTGCATTTCTCCCAGACATGTATAGTTTTGCAGATGCGTTTGATGAGAATGGAAGGCCAGCATCAGGTGATGAAGGTGTTGTACCTCTGAATGCTTCGCTCCAAATTGATCTTGAGTGGATATCTTGGAAGGTTGTATCTGACATAACCAAGGATAAGAATGTTCTCAAGAAGACCTTGAAGGAGGGAGAGGGGTATGAACGTCCCAATGATGGAGCTGTGGTTCAAG TGAAACTTATTGGTAAGCTGCAAGATGGGATTGTTTTCGTGAAGAAGGGTCATGATGATGAGCAGCCATTTGAGTTCAAAATTGACGAGGAGCAAGTAATTGATGGACTTGATAAAGCTGTGATGAACATGAAGAAAGGGAAAGTTGCATTGGTGACCATACATCCTGAGTATGCTTTTGGCTCATCTGGGTCAACTTAG
- the LOC107494808 gene encoding triacylglycerol lipase 2-like — MSLLAITLWLLFFFSSSVVHSGAQGSSRGSLGDGICATSVVVHGYKCQELQVTTADGYILSVQRIPEGRSGNGNNNKKQPVIIQHGLLVDGMTWLLNGPEQNLPLILADNGFDVWISNTRGTRFSRRHVSLDPSTPAYWNWSWDELGSYDVPAVVEYVSNQTGQKIHYIGHSQGTLIALTSFSEGKWVNKLKSAALLSPVAYLSHMTTELLNVAARLFLDQLIKTLGIAEFSTRGIPFQSFLNQLCAQPGVDCSDLFTAITGNNCCLNSSAVSVFLKNEPQSTSTKNLIHFAQIVRSGVAAKFNYGIRDQNIRIYGKASPPIYNLSNIPHDLPLFLSYGGRDALSDVVDVQTLLDSLKSHDADKLSVHFIKDYAHLDFVMGVNAKDIVYNAVISFFNRQFN; from the exons ATGTCTCTCTTGGCTATTACCTTGtggcttttatttttcttttcatcttcTGTGGTTCATTCAGGAGCACAGGGCTCTAGCCGTGGCTCCTTAGGTGATGGCATATGTGCCACTTCTGTTGTTGTTCATGGTTACAAGTGCCAGGAACTTCAA GTTACAACTGCAGATGGGTACATTCTTAGCGTCCAAAGAATCCCAGAAGGTAGAAGTGGTAATGGGAATAATAATAAGAAGCAGCCAGTGATAATTCAGCATGGACTATTAGTG GACGGAATGACATGGCTTTTGAACGGTCCAGAGCAAAACCTGCCATTGATATTAGCTGATAACGGCTTCGATGTTTGGATTTCTAACACCAGAGGCACCAGATTCAGCCGCCGCCATGTCTCATTGGACCCTTCTACTCCG GCGTACTGGAATTGGTCGTGGGATGAACTGGGTAGCTATGATGTACCTGCTGTTGTGGAGTATGTGTCCAACCAAACAGGACAAAAGATTCATTACATCGGCCATTCACAG GGAACATTGATAGCTTTGACTTCCTTCTCGGAAGGGAAATGGGTGAATAAACTGAAATCAGCAGCACTATTGAGCCCAGTAGCCTATTTGAGTCATATGACCACTGAACTATTAAATGTTGCAGCTAGGTTATTTCTTGATCAG CTCATAAAAACATTGGGGATAGCGGAATTCAGTACAAGAGG gaTACCTTTTCAATCCTTTCTCAACCAACTTTGCGCCCAGCCTGGAGTTGATTGTTCCGACTTGTTCACTGCTATAACCG gtaATAATTGTTGCCTCAATTCTTCAGCTGTTAGTGTATTCTTGAAGAATGAACCTCAGTCAACATCAACAAAGAATTTGATACACTTTGCCCAGA TTGTTAGAAGTGGGGTTGCGGCAAAGTTTAATTATGGGATACGAGACCAAAATATTAGGATCTATGGAAAAGCATCCCCTCCAATTTACAACCTATCTAATATCCCTCATGACCTACCTCTATTTCTCAGCTATGGTGGTCGAGATGCTCTTTCTGATGTTGTTGATGTGCAAACTTTACTTGATTCCCTAAAGTCTCATGATGCTGATAAGCTTAGTGTTCACTTCATCAAGGACTATGCTCATCTTGATTTCGTTATGGGGGTCAATGCCAAAGACATAGTGTACAATGCTGTCATTTCATTTTTCAACcgtcaatttaattaa